A genomic stretch from Psilocybe cubensis strain MGC-MH-2018 chromosome 1, whole genome shotgun sequence includes:
- a CDS encoding putative glycosidase C21B10.07, which translates to MIVIAKLLIYASLLINLSLASRTLVPAAIRGLHHSTIRRTHNLASDLRLAFRGILLPRTETNEHIVYCKSGKQAPFNGGGDDSGGADGNTSSAVGTSGRQTTVIGSGSSTSRRPLSSASSSSPSATATLPPSLWKLTNSYQGNNFFDGWDFFIGDDPTHGTVDYVDENTARSNGLLEINGQGNAVMRVETTGTVSGNRKSVRITTKAQFTGGLVIMDSVHMPTGCGIWPAFWTNGPNWPAGGEIDIVEGVHDYTNNQATIHTNSGCTLASTSSSTLAITGSVIAGTDCAALTTGNQGCGIRASSSNSFGPGFNSNGGGIYAMKWDSSGIAVWFFARGTEPADISSDAPQPDSWGAALARWPAASCDPFKFFSNHNAIFDTTLCGDWAGAVWNTAGIPGQEQSCAQRTGVSTCEAFVRANGGAMANAYWEVKSVKLYQMQT; encoded by the exons ATGATTGTGATcgccaaactcctcatcTATGCATCATTGTTAATAAACCTATCATTGGCGTCCCGGACACTGGTCCCTGCGGCCATCCGCGGTCTTCATCATAGTACTATTCGAAGAACACACAACTTGGCGTCCGACCTTCGTTTGGCTTTTCGTGGTATTCTCTTGCCGCGCACAGAGACCAATGAACATATCGTGTATTGCAAATCCGGGAAGCAGGCCCCTTTCAATGGCGGCGGAGACGACTCTGGTGGAGCGGATGGAAATACCAGCAGTGCTGTTGGGACGAGTGGTCGCCAGACAACGGTTATTGGCTCTGGGAGTAGTACATCCCGAAGACCATTGTCGAGCGCGAGCAGTTCCAGTCCTTCGGCCACTGCCACTTTGCCACCTTCATTGTGGAAACTGACCAACTCCTAT CAAGGAAATAATTTCTTCGATGGTTGGGACTTCTTTATTGGCGACGATCCAACGCACG GGACTGTGGACTATGTTGACGAAAATACCGCA CGCTCAAATGGACTTCTGGAAATAAACGGCCAAGGAAACGCTGTGATGCGAGTTGAAACCACCGGCACTGTATCAGGCAATCGAAAAAGCGTTCGTATCACTACGAAAGCACAGTTTACTGGAGGATTGGTTATTATGGATTCCGTGCATATGCCTACAGGCTGTGGAATTTGGCC TGCATTTTGGACCAATG GCCCAAATTGGCCTGCTGGAGGAGAAATCGACATCGTAGAAGGGGTACACGACTATACCAACAATCAAGCCACCATTCACACGAACAGCGGCTGTACTTTAGCCAGTACAAGCTCAAGCACCCTTGCTATTACGGGAAGCGTAATCGCTGGAACAGATTGCGCTGCCCTGACAACTGGCAACCAAGGTTGTGGAATACGTGCTAGTTCAAGCAACAGTTTTGGTCCTGGATTCAATTCTAACGGTGGCGGCATCTATGCCA TGAAATGGGATTCCAGCGGTATAGCTGTGTGGTTTTTTGCACGCGGTACAGAGCCCGCCGATATTTCGTCAGATGCTCCTCAACCAGATAGCTGGGGCGCGGCTCTGGCAAGATGGCCTGCTGCATCCTGTGATCCGTTCAAGTTCTTCAGCAATCACAACGCAATTTTTGATACGACACTTTG CGGAGACTGGGCAGGAGCTGTGTGGAACACTGCTGGAATTCCTGGACAAGAGCAAAGTTGCGCCCAGCGAACGGGTGTCTCCACTTGTGAGGCATTCGTGCGTGCAAATGGAGGAGCAATGGCCAACGCTT ATTGGGAAGTGAAAAGTGTTAAACTTTATCAAATGCAGACATAA
- a CDS encoding Microfibrillar-associated protein 1, which translates to MSSSRKQAPRLARPAVRYWKGKAPKGAQVESDSEAEEVPSHLEEGDVPLGDQEIDDDEFSDLKTRNAKDVAAPRAMNIALKDVSVSKEGKVIVAGREESGRTIEEEEEESEEEEEEEEEETKPRVDEDESSEYESESEEEEVEFRPVFVPKRARATIVEKESIAQDTEEALRKKELEAEERRKQSHDMVAESIRRELAEKEKEEEIPDVDDTDGLDPAAEFEAWRLRELGRIKKEKEDELQREKEREEIERRRAMPEEQRMKEDLERAQKLREEKPKGQQKFLQKYWHKGAFHQDEEILKRHDFTEATESTVDVSLLPKVMQVKNFGKRSRTKYTHLLDQDTSVSTGGFGGVAPVKSGGTGLEGGGCFLCGGPHLKKGMV; encoded by the exons ATGTCTAGCAGTCGAAAACAGGCACCTAGACTCGCGCGGCCTGCTGTGCGTTACTGGAAGGGAAAAGCACCGAAAGGCGCTCAAGTTGAATCAGACTCGGAAGCTGAGGAAGTGCCCTCTCATCTTGAGGAAGGGGACGTGCCGCTAGGTGACCAGGAAATAGACGATGACGAATTTAGTGACTTGAAGACAAGAAATGCAAAGGATGTGGCAGCTCCAAGGGCGATGAATATTGCTTTGAAGGACGTTAGCGTCTCAAAAGAGGGGAAAGTGATCGTAGCTGGACGGGAAGAGTCTGGACGTACcattgaagaggaagaggaag aatctgaagaagaagaggaagaggaagaggaagagactAAACCACGAGTGGACGAAGACGAG TCTAGCGAATATGAGTCCGAatcagaggaggaggaagttgaatttagACCTGTATTCGTTCCAAA GCGAGCGCGCGCGACTATTGTCGAAAAAGAGAGCATAGCACAAGATACGGAGGAGGCTTTACGCAAAAAGGAATTGGAGGCAGAGGAACGTCGGAAGCAGAGCCATGACATGGTTGCAGAGAGTATACGACGCGAACTCGCAGAAA aggagaaagaggaagagataCCTGACGTGGATGATACTGATGGCCTTGACCCCGCTGCGGAATTTGAAGCCTGGAGGCTACGTGAATTAGGAAGAataaagaaggaaaaagaggacgAATTGCAGAGGGAAAAAGAGCGCGAAGAAATTGAGCGAAGAAGAGCAATGCCGGAAGAACAGAGAATGAAAGAGGATCTCGAACGAGCTCAAAAGCTCAGGGAAGAGAAACCCAAAGGCCAACAAAAGTTTTTGCAAAAATATTGGCACAAAGGCGCATTTCATCAG GACGAGGAAATTCTCAAGCGACACGATTTTACTGAGGCCACGGAATCGACTGTGGACGTTTCCTTACTTCCAAAGGTCATGCAAGTCAAGAACTTTGGGAAGCGAAGTCGGACTAAATATACCCACTTGCTGGATCAAGACACTTCAGTTAGTACGGGTGGGTTTGGAGGTGTCGCCCCTGTAAAATCTGGTGGAACTGGCTTAGAAGGCGGAGGCTGCTTCTTATGCGGCGGTCCTCATTTGAAAAAGGGTATGGTGTAA